The proteins below are encoded in one region of Desulfobacteraceae bacterium:
- a CDS encoding TRAP transporter small permease — translation MISEENIIHRLTGWAFSAGMVWVLVMMVLTAVDVTGRYLFSAPVKGSLELSEFMLAVFGMLGMAYTQRMGANVKVRILEKFLPRRAVLALDSLTFALSLGVVLLLVYQSWVMGIEEYHYGTTSDSLGVPLYPFHFLLSLACLVLALELLVSLVNSLYGVFAKNPPS, via the coding sequence ATGATTTCCGAAGAAAACATCATTCATCGCCTGACCGGCTGGGCCTTTTCAGCCGGCATGGTCTGGGTGCTGGTCATGATGGTCCTGACGGCCGTGGACGTCACCGGCCGTTATCTTTTTTCTGCGCCCGTCAAGGGGTCTCTGGAACTGAGCGAGTTCATGCTGGCGGTTTTCGGCATGCTGGGCATGGCCTACACCCAGCGCATGGGGGCCAACGTCAAGGTCCGCATCCTGGAAAAATTCCTGCCCCGCCGGGCGGTCCTGGCACTGGACAGCCTGACCTTCGCCCTGAGCCTGGGCGTCGTCCTGCTGCTGGTCTACCAGAGCTGGGTGATGGGGATCGAGGAGTACCATTACGGGACGACCTCGGACTCGCTGGGTGTTCCGCTCTACCCGTTTCATTTCCTGCTCTCGCTGGCCTGCCTGGTGCTGGCGTTGGAGCTGCTGGTGTCGCTGGTCAACTCCCTTTACGGGGTGTTCGCCAAAAACCCGCCGTCTTAA